A stretch of Lactuca sativa cultivar Salinas chromosome 6, Lsat_Salinas_v11, whole genome shotgun sequence DNA encodes these proteins:
- the LOC128126794 gene encoding uncharacterized protein LOC128126794 has protein sequence METDVTHTPLVIVYPANHQGIELKSSFIHQLTKFHGLDREYPQKHLKSFHMICVSMLHEHVTLDDFKLTAFPLTLEDKAREWLFNLPLGSIRTWEELLKAINSNCPQHNIPEQLLLQQLYEGMNERDRRMIDASSGGDIFNKTPHEIRSLFGTISQSQRNFGARNEMKRNSPQMVGEVSNTQHLESKLLDLTNVLSQMVVGSGQQLMVCGICAMTGHYTDKCPSLGQSSGNHQTSLQELVTSLAQSQIQFQQETKNTFSNIQAQTGDLATALNKMEQRGKLPSQTEKNPNVSAITLRSGKTLGESNPKRVSREEEDEVIIVEPSKVVAPSKEPVLPNVDQPDSSNKPIKPLVIPPPFPSQLASSKKQEEEKEILETFRKVQINISLLDAIKQIPRYAKFLKDLCTNKRKFKANEKIQVNANVYAVIQKKLPPKCKDPGMFAIPCTIGDLHDESVMLDLGASINVMPYSVFQSLNVGPLEETGVIIQLADKSSVFPRGVLEDILVQVNQLVFPADFYVIDLEEKTSSKSSMILLGRRFMNTAHTIIYVHNGKTTMEFDGETIHFNIFEAMRYPSNISPLYRVDVIEPITQELFELSHGDILEMVLNLSLDCESLKKTLDMYILDSEVEEIMKTLEVKNSTKKDVSQVSLSYSPNKMPPSIIQPPTLELKVLPSHLKYVYLVQDETLPVIISSQLKDFEEDQLVEVLKEHKEAMGWTIANIKGISPNVCTHKILMEDDCKPRREDQRRLNPPMMEVVKKEIIKLLDGDMIYPISESKWVSPVQVVPKKTGITVVENNKGVMVPT, from the exons ATGGAAACGGATGTTACTCATACACCTCTTGTTATTGTTTATCCTGCAAACCACCAAGGAATTGAACTGAAGTCAAGTTTCATACATCAACTTACCAAGTTCCATGGTTTGGATAGAGAATATCCTCAAAAGCATTTGAAGTCCTTTCACatgatatgtgttagcatgttgcaTGAACATGtgacattggatgatttcaagttaaCCGCCTTCCCGCTCACCTTGGAAGATAAAGCTAGAGAGTGGTTATTCAACTTACCATTGGGATCCATTCGCACATGGGAAGAGTTACTCAAAGCCATCAATAGCAA TTGTCCTCAACACAACATTCCCGAACAATTACTTCTTCAACAACTTTATGAGGGTATGaatgaaagagaccgaaggaTGATTGATGCTTCAAGCGGTGGTGACATCTTCAACAAGACACCTCATGAGATAAGATCACTTTTTGGAACCATCTCTCAAAGCCAAAGGAACTTTGGGGCTCGAAATGAAATGAAGAGAAATTCTCCACAAATGGTTGGTGAAGTTAGCAACACTCAACACTTGGAATCAAAGCTCTTAGATTTGACTAATGTGCTAagtcaaatggtggtgggaagTGGTCAACAATTGATGGTGTGTGGCATTTGTGCAATGACGGGGCATTATACGGATAAATGTCCCTCACTTG GCCAATCAAGTGGTAACCATCAAACGAGCCTTCAAGAACTCGTTACTTCTCTTGCTCAAAGTCAAATCCAATTTCAACAAGAGACCAAGAACACCTTCTCCAACATTCAAGCACAAACTGGAGACTTGGCCACCGCTCTCAACAAGATGGAACAAAGGGGAAAACTTCCAtctcaaaccgaaaagaacccCAATGTGAGTGCAATAACTTTGAGAAGTGGGAAAACACTTGGCGAAAGCAACcctaaaagagtttcaagagaagaagaagatgaagtcaTCATTGTTGAaccttcaaaagttgtagctcCCTCAAAGGAACCGGTTTTGCCAAACGTTGATCAACCCGACTCTTCCAACAAACCCATCAAACCATTGGTCATACCACCACCTTTTCCATCCCAGTTGGCTTCTTCAAAGAAACAAGAGGAAGAAAAAGAAATTCTTGAGACTTTCCGCAAAGTTCAAATCAACATTTCACTATTGGATGCCATAAAGCAAATTCCGCGCTATGCcaaatttcttaaggatttatgcACCAATAAGAGGAAGTTTAAGGCAAATGAAAAGATCCAAGTCAATGCAAATGTATATGCGGTTATCCAAAAGAAATTACCACCTAAGTGCAAGGACCCGGGCATGTTTGCAATCCCTTGTACCATTGGTGATTTGCATGACGAAAGTGTAATGCTAGATCTTGGAGCATCAATCAATGTCATGCCATACTCAGTTTTTCAATCTCTTAATGTTGGACCTTTGGAAGAAACCGGAGTTATCATTCAATTAGCGGACAAGTCAAGTGTATTTCCAAGGGGCGTGTTGGAAGATATACTAGTGCAAGTCAATCAACTAGTGTTTCCTGCGGACTTCTAtgtcattgaccttgaagagaaaACCTCTTCCAAGTCTTCTATGATCCTTCTTGGAAGACGTTTCATGAATACCGCTCATACGATAATATATGTCCATAATGGGAAGACCACCATGGAGTTCGATGGAGAGACCATTCACTTCAACATCTTTGAAGCAATGAGGTATCCTAGCAATATTTCTCCATTGTATCGGGTCGATGTGATTGAACCAATCACCCAAGAACTATTCGAGTTATCACATGGAGATATTTTGGAAATGGTGCTCAACTTGAGTCTTGAttgtgaaagtttgaagaaaacatTGGATATGTACATATTGGACTCCGAAGTTGAAGAGATTATGAAGACTTTAGAAGTTAAAAATTCCACAAAGAAGGATGTTTCTCAAGTTTCCTTATCTTATTCTCCAAACAAGATGCCCCCTTCAATAATCCAACCACCCACACTTGAATTGAAGGTCTTGCCTAGCCATTTGAAGTACGTTTATCTAGTTCAAGACGAAACTCTTCCGGTAATTATCTCATCTCAATTGAAAGACTTTGAAGAAGATCAATTGGTTGAAGTCTTGAAAGAACATAAAGAGGCAATGGGATGGACAATAGCGAACATTAAAGGGATAAGTCCTAATGTATGCACTCACAAGATCCTCATGGAAGATGATTGTAAACCTAGAAGAGAAGATCAAAGAAGATTAAATCCTCCCATGATGGAAGTTGTTAAGAAAGAAATAATCAAACTCCTTGATGGGGACATGATTTACCCGATTTCCGAATCCAAATGGGTTAGTCCGGTCCAAGTGGTTCCCAAAAAAACAGGAATCACAGTTGTTGAGAATAACAAAGGAGTAATGGTACCCACTTGA